From the Oceanobacillus kimchii X50 genome, the window AACTATAATTATAAAAATGATAAATCCCCCTAAGGCTAAAATGAAAAAGTCTTAGGGGATTTAATGATAAAAAGTCTATTTTTCTTCGAATGGCTCAATATGAATGAGCGCATGAGAAATTCGATGCTTATCGTATAAATATTCTTCAATACGATCAGTGATTTCATGACCTTCAGCAACTGTCAAATTAGGATCTACATGAATCGTTATATCAAGAAGTTCTTGGTTTCCATGGATCCTGCCTTTAATATCATCAACGCGTAGTACTGAAGGGTCTTTATCTATTGTTTCTTTTATTTCTGTTAATTTTTCATCATCAAAGCCATCGGTCAATGTAATCGTGGAATCTTTAAAAATATCCCAAGCAGTTTTACAAATAATGATACCTACAACTCCAGCAGTTAGTGGATCTAGCCAAAATAAACCGAATTGAGCGCCGATAATACCAATAAATACTCCGATACTGACTAAAGCATCTGCCTTATTATCCATAGCTGCCGCATATAAAGATCCACTCTCAATTTTTTTTGATAATCGTAAGTTAAATCGATACACAAACAACATAATTACCGCAGCAAAAATGGCAGTCCAAGCTGTTAACATATCAGGTTGTGTGTAAGATGAATTGATTAGTTTTTGTCCAGCTTCGATGATGACTTGGAGCCCGATAAACATCATGATGAATGCTGCGAATAAGGAAGCAATTGTTTCTGCACGATAGTGACCGTAACGATGGATATCATCAGGCGGTTTGCGGGCAATTTTAAGTCCGATTAGTACAGCAACAGAAGTGACAATATCGGTTAGATTATTTAATCCATCTGCTCGTAATCCATCCGAGTTTCCGATGGAAGCAATATATAGTTTTGATGAAGCAAGTATAAGGTAAGCAATGATACTTAGCCATGCACCTTTTTCACCTTGTTTTAAATGATCTGAACGATTCATTTTCTCTTATCCTCCAGCGTGTAATAAATACACTTTATTTATAGCTTATATAGTCTACCAAACCTTCTACTGGTGGGTCTAGAGAAACAAACAAGCATATAGCCATAGGTCTTGAAAGTTCTAAAGGAAGTTTCCTTGATACAACATATCATTAGTAAAAATACAAATTTTATTAATAGAACCAATTTCATAATACGATATTTTGTGTGTTATCCGAATGTTACCTGCTTTAAATTTCATTACAAACGGATGCTTTTTAGCTAAATTGAAAAAGATGAACACTTTTTAATTAATATATTAAAAATTAAATAAGAAGGTTGCAATTTATTAGAAAATTAAGGATAATGGTTAAAAGGAACAAAGGGGGCCTATTCCATGAGGAAGGCTAAAACAGTATATCGTATATTTCGCTATGCAGGAGAACCATTACAGGCTAAACGCGAGATTTCATTTGAAACAAGCTTGTTCTCAAGATTGATGTTAGATGAGCTATGCTTCAATTGGAATAAGACGAAATTGGAAGAAGCCTTAAATAGCTCCATCGATCAAAATAATATACAATTGTTCCGGAAGTTAAGCCAAGAGTACAAGCAGTTTGTTTGGGAATAAAATATTGATTATGCCTTGCCTCAACAGGTAAGGCTTTTTTTGAATTTAATTTGGAGGTGAATTATTTTGCTGGTAGAAAAATAAATTAAATGGAATATGAAAAAATGGAGGAAAAAAGATGAATAATAAAAATTCTATAGTAAAGAAACAGTATACAATTATTTTTTACATACTATTATTTTCAATTTTACTAGGAGTAGGGGCAGAACTAGTTGTGGGCGCTCCGATTGCTAATATTTTAGCAATTTTTATAGGGGGGGTAATTGGTCTTATCATAATTTGGGTATTAAATCGAAGTGAACGAAATACTCACTTTATTCCTTATATAGTTATTGTTGCTATTACCGGAGTAGCATTAATCGTAATGATGAGTTCAGCGTATGTAACAAATATGTTATTTATGTTTTATCTGTTGGCGGTTTCTGCTTTATCACTTTCTATCCCAGCTTTAATTACTGGTGGAGTGGTTGGGTTGCTACTACTTAGCTATTTCGTGTTAGAAAAGGGTGCTGCTATTGGATTTGATTCACGTTCTATGGCTATCACACTTGTTTTTTATACACTAGTATTTATTGTTTTATTTATTCAGGTGAAAATCACTCAAATGCTACTGATAAATGCAGAGAAGTTGTTAGAAGAAAGTAAAAAGCTTACAGATAGTCAAATGGAACAGTCTAAGTTAGTAAAGAGCGGTGTATCTCAAGTTCATCAGAAAATGCAAGTAATTGAAAAGGAAAGTCATTGGAACTTTCAATCCATGATGGAAATGCGAGATGCCTTTAAAGAAATGAATGAAGCAACACAAATTCAGTCACAAGCCGCTACGACAATTTCAGAGACTACAGAAATGACGAATCAGCAAATTAAACATATGATTGATTTATTTACAAAACTAAAAAATGACGGTCATGATTTGGAAGCGTTATCAAAGTCTGGATCTCAATCTATCGGTGAATTGAATGAAATGATGGATGGATTTCAACAATCTTTTAACGATTTATCAACAAATATGAAACAATTAGAGCGTACAATTAAAGAGAGTACCGAATTTATTACGGAAATACAAAGTATTGCTTCACAAACAAATTTACTAGCATTGAATGCAAGCATTGAAGCGGCACGAGCTGGTGAGGCAGGAAAAGGGTTTGCGGTTGTAGCTGAAGAGATTCGTAAACTTGCAGAAACATCAAAGTCTACAGCAGAAAAGATTGAGATTAATATGGAAGGGATACAACAAGGTGCTATTCACACACAACAAGAAGTGTATCAAAATGGAGAGAAGTTGGAACGGAGCGTCAAGCGAGTAAACAAAGCAAGCGACAACTTTTCAATTATCTCAAAAGAAATTTTACGATTTTTAAATTACACTGCTGATTTACGCCACCGTGGTCATAACATTCAAACATCTTCCATAGAAATAGATCAATCACTAGACCGGCTTGTTTCTATAATAGAAGAGAATACTGCTACTATGGAACAGATGGAAGCTACAGTTGAACAACAAGCTAGTCGAATGGGCGTTTTAACAGAAGCAATTGAGGCGACGAATGAAGCTGCTGCGTCACTAGAAATGAAAAAAGTCTAGTATTGGGGGAGAATGGATGGATTTAAAGAGTAGAAAAAAGATACAACGTAGCTGGATGATGTATGACTTTGGAAATTCAGCATTTGCAACAACCATCATGGCGGCAGTCTTACCTGTATATTATTCAACTGTTGCCGCATCTGGATTAGATGACAATTTGGCCACTAGCTATTGGGGGTATTCACAATCAATATCTGTGCTAATCGTTGCTATTCTTGCCCCAATTCTTGGTGCAATTAGTGATTTTTCTGCAGCAAAGAAGAAGTTCCTACGTTTCTTTGCTTTTATGGGAATTATAGCTAGTTTATTAATGATGTTTATAGGAGAAGGAGATTATATATTTGCATCACTACTATTCATCATTGGTTCTATCGGTTTTTCTGGTGCAAATGTTTTTTATGATGGATTCTTACCTGAAATTGCTGATAAAGACGAGATGGATAAGGTCTCCTCTGGGGGATTTGCCTTTGGTTACATCGGAGGAGGAATCTTACTTGCAATCAATGTTGTTATGATTTTAAGCCCAGACGTATTCGGTCTACCTAATACCGAGTGGGCTACAAGGCTAGCTCTAGCTTCTGTAGGGATTTGGTGGTTTATATTTGCTATACCATTATTGAAAAATATTAAAGAGGAAAAAAAGCAACAAGTTACGAGAACTAAATCGTATGTTGCGATTGGATTCAATAGAGTAGGAAATACTTTTCGTGAAATAAAACAATATAAACAACTAGTTATATTTCTAATTGCGTTCTGGTTATACAATGATGGTATTTCAACCATAATACGAATGGCGACAGTATATGGAAGTGAAATAGGAATTGCTCAAAATGATTTAATTATAGCGTTATTAATTACACAATTTGTTGGTATACCATTTACTTTTTTCTTTGGTTGGTTAGCAACGAAAATAAATCCAAAAAATGCTCTATATATTACTTTATTTACCTATCTTGGAATTGTTATTATCGGTTATTTTATGAATTCTGCACTTCATTTTTACTTATTGGCAATTATTGTGGGTATGGTACAAGGTGGTGCCCAATCGCTAAGTAGGTCTATCTTCGGAAGAATGATTCCAGCTGGAAAACATGCAGAGTTTTTTGGTTTTTATGGAATTTCGTCAAAATTTGCCGCAGTAGTTGGACCATTTATGTTCGCAACCATTGGACATTTAACTGGTAATAGTAGACTCGGCATATTATCGTTGATTTTCTTTTTTGTAGCAGGTATCATTTTATTACGATTTGTTGATATTAATAAAGGTATTTTGGAAGCAAAAGAAGCATCTAATCCAAAAGATGATGTGATTGTTAAAACAAAGTAATAGTAGAATGTAAGTAAACCCCCTACTGTAGATGGTACTAATCCAAAAGTAGGGGGTTTTTATCCTTATTTAAAGGTGGTGTCAATTGAAATTAATCGTTGGGTCATTCCAAGCTATTCGTTTTTCATCAGAATCATTTTTATTATACGATACGGTCGTAAAGTAAATGATTGTGGCTTTTTCACTTCCTAAAACTCGGTATCCATAAGCAACACCCTTTGGTATTAATCATAGGATTGGATTTTGTTTTTCCCTTTACATCAGTTCTGCCAGATACTCATAAGAGGGACATATTTTAACTGCTTATTTTCTGACTTGATTTTAAAATGAAACGAGTGTGATAAACTAAATAATCGAAATTCCCGAATTGGTCATGCCTCTGGTCCTTATATTCCGTTTCTATATGATTGGATTTGAATATATGTTTTCTAGCTCAAGTGAAAGAGGCATGCCTGTATCATAGGAAATATTGCCGATAATGTCGTTTATCAGATTATTATCATTATAATTATGATTTACCCAGTACTGGTGTATGAGTGGCAGTAATTTACATATTTCTTCATGTGCATCCTCATAATGTTCTAAAAAGCTTCTTGTTGAAGGAACATATGTTGCAGGATGATGCCATATGTTATGACCCTCATTAAGGTAATCGATACTTGATCGAATCGGCTGATGCGAGTAAGAAGATATAACATTACTAAGTAATTTATTTTTCCATAAATAAGGATCGGCAAGTATCTTATGTGCCAATTTCATATCATGATAAGATTTTTTAATATAATCATCAGGTGGAGTTAGATCCGGATAGATATTTCTGATCGATTGCTGTAGTATTTGGTGTATATCTAATGGTAGAGAATCTCCTACATCAATGTCTAGATAAACGGGAAATTTCCATGCTTCTTTTTTTCTTAATTTTTGCATCATGATTGTATCAATAATTACTTCCAATTTTTGATGATTACTGCCTTCATAACCCGCATGATAATGAATAAATGGATGTGTATGACGGTCTAGTATGTGATGCGTAATAAAACCTAGTACATAAGCTTGGACTTGAATATTACACTTTTTTGCCCTCTGTATTAATTGTTGCAAAAATTCTCCGCATTGTTTTGTATGTAAAGTTGTTCCTAACTGTTGTACTGGCCCTTCTTTTACCCAGGGCCAAAATTGATAATAGAAAAAAGGGTCTGGTCCTTGTGCCCCAAGATTTAAAGCAGGTCCAGTATATATAGATAGATCCACAGAGTTGCATGCATCTTCAGCAAATAAGATATGCGTCCATATATTCGGCATGAAAAAATCCTCCCATAATATACAATTTTCAGTTATTTATGATATATTTTACCATGGACGGAAAGAAATCGAAAAATATTAAAAAATTTGATACACTATCATTGAGGATTTAACAAAGGGAGGAAATAAAATGGATTATCGTATTGAAAAAGATACAATTGGGGAGATTCAAGTTCCTGCTGATAAATATTGGGGCGCACAAACGCAACGTAGTAAGCAAAATTTTCCAATTGGAAATGAAAAAATGCCAGTCGAAATTATTAAAGCGTTTGCAATATTAAAACGTAGCACTGCAGAAGCTAATTTCAAATTAGGCTTAATGGAACAAGATAAAATGAAAGCTATTCAATATGCTGCTGATCAAGTATTAAACGATTCACTTACAGATCATTTTCCATTAGTCGTATGGCAAACGGGAAGTGGAACACAAAGTAATATGAATGTAAACGAAGTATTAGCTTTTGTAGGTAATAAATGGTTACAAGAACAAGGAAGTGATTTGAAATTACATCCAAATGATGATGTAAATAAATCTCAAAGTTCTAACGATACATATCCAACAGCAATGCATATTGCTGCTGTATTGAAATTAGAAGATACAGTATTACCAGCATTAAACCAGTTGAAAAATACGTTTTCAGAAAAACAAGTTGCTTTTGAAGATATTGTTAAAATTGGTCGTACACATTTACAGGATGCGACTCCGTTAACATTAGGCCAGGAGATTAGTGGTTGGCATCGTATGTTAGAGAAATCAGAAACAATGATTTCAGAGAGTTTAGAGCATCTTCGTGAGTTAGCAATAGGTGGAACAGCAGTAGGTACTGGTCTAAATGCACATCCTGGTTTTTCAGAGAAAGTTTGCCAGGCAATTAGTGTATTTACAGATAAGAAATTTGTATCCGCAAAAAACAAATTCCATTCATTAACAAGTCATGATGAAACCGTTTATGCACATGGTGCACTAAAAGGATTAGCAGCAGATTTAATGAAAATTGCCAACGATGTCCGTTGGTTAGCTAGTGGCCCTCGTTGTGGAATTGGTGAAATAACAATACCTGCAAATGAACCAGGAAGTTCAATTATGCCGGGTAAAGTTAACCCAACACAAAGTGAAGCTGTTACAATGGTAGCAACACAAGTAATGGGAAATGATGCTGCAATTGGTTTTGCCGCTAGTCAGGGGAACTTTGAATTAAATGTCTTTAAACCAGTAATAGCATACAACTTCTTACAATCAAGTCAATTATTAGCAGATAGCATTATATCTTTCGATGAGCGTTGTGCTGTTGGAATCGAACCAAATCATGAGCAAATTGAAAAGAATCTAAATGATTCATTAATGTTAGTTACTGCTTTAAATCCACATATTGGGTATGAAAATGCAGCGAAAATAGCAAAAAAAGCATTTGCGGATAATTCAACATTAAAAGAGACTGCTGTAGAATTAGGATTATTAACGGAAGAACAGTTTGATGAGTATGTTAATCCAGAAGAAATGACATATCCTAAATAAAGTAATGATTAAAAAGTATCCATTTATCAAAAGGTAAATGGATACTTTTTTACATAAATACAAGGCTTAAATTACATATTTAACAAGCTTGTATCGCCATAATTACATTTCTCCTACAAATTACCAATGTTTATTTGTGATAAGTTTTGAGGATGTGCAGACAATAGTCTTACAGGAGGTGATATTAATGGCTAACAACAATTCAAACCAATTAGTAGTTCCTGGAGTACAACAAGCTCTAGATCAAATGAAATATGAGATCGCTCAAGAATTTGGTGTGTCTTTAGGTGCTGATACAACTTCTCGTGCAAACGGTTCTGTAGGTGGAGAGATTACTAAACGTCTTGTTCAAACTGCTCAACAACAATTGCATGGCTAAATCTAAAATAATAAAATAAATGGCTGAAAGGGAAGTCTAACTGGGCTTCCCTTTCTATTTTTGAAAAGAAGATTTTTTATCGATAAAAACTGTTGTCCCGGATATGTTAGGAATTATTTAATGCGTTGTTCACTATCTTTATCAAAGAAATGTGCTTTGTTTAAATCAAATCCAAGATCAATACTTTCTCCGCCTTTAACATCTGTACGTGAATCAACACGAGCTACAAATTCTTGCCCATCAACACTAGAATAAAGAATAGATTCTGCGCCCATTAATTCTGCAACTTCAATATTAGCAGTTACTTTAGTACCTGGAGAAGAATCGATAAATATTAATTCATCATGAATATCTTCTGGACGGACACCTAGTACCAATTCTTTTCCTTCGTACCCTTGTTCACGAAGTACTTTCAGTTTACCTTCAGGTACAGTGAATTTAGATTCACCAGTAATAAAGTTTCCTCCATCTAATTTCCCAGTGAAGAAGTTCATAGAAGGTGAACCAATAAATCCGCCAACAAAAATGTTTTCAGGATAATCGTACACTTCTTTTGGAGCACCCACTTGCTGAATAACTCCATCTTTCATAACAACTAAGCGAGTAGCCATCGTCATTGCTTCTGTTTGATCATGTGTTACATAAATCGTCGTTGTTTGTAAGCGTTGGTGTAGTTTTTGAATTTCTGCTCGCATTTGCACACGAAGTTTAGCATCTAAGTTAGATAATGGTTCATCCATTAGGAATACCTTTGCATCACGGACAATTGCACGACCTAATGCAACACGTTGCCGCTGACCACCAGAAAGTGCTTTTGGTTTACGGTCAAGGTATGCTTCTAAACCAAGAATTTTGGCTGCATTATCCACACGTTCCTTAATTTCTTCTTTTTTAAATTTACGAAGCTTCAATCCGAATGCCATATTATCGAACACGTTCATATGTGGGTAGAGGGCATAGTTTTGGAATACCATGGCAATATCACGGTCTTTAGGAGCAACATCGTTCATTTTTTTCTCATCGATGTAAAATTCTCCATCGGTAATTTCTTCTAGTCCAGCAATCATTCTTAAAGTAGTTGATTTACCACAACCAGAAGGACCTACAAAGACGATAAACTCCTTATCTTGAATATGTAGGTTAAAATCATTTACTGCAAGTACTTCCTTATCATATTTCTTTTGAATATGTTCTAAGCGTAATTCAGCCATTTCTTATTCCCCCTATTTTTTATGTTAACGATTACATTTATTGTACAAGAGCCGATGAAATGTTGATATGGTAAATATGCACAAAGATGTTATTCTGTTTTGTGCATATTAGCTAAAATAGCTAAATATACGGTGATGGCTTGTTCAAATTGTTTTACATCAATTCCTGTGCTTTCATGAAATTTATCAAGACGATACTGAATGCTATTTCGGTGCATATACAGTTTTTTTGAAGCTTCTGTAAGATTTAAATTACTTTCAATAAATATTTGTATTGTTTGCAATGCTTCTTTATCCTCTGTAAACTCTTTTAAAATCCAGCTACTTAATTGGATTTTCTTTTGTTTATTTAGATTCTTAATAAGACGAAATGGATAATCTTCTATAAAAGTGACAACGGGTGAATCATGAGATTGAAAACTCGAAGGCGCTTGCTCAGATAATATATTTGAATACGTGACAATATCCTTTAAACTATTAAGGAATGGTCCTATATAAAAAGCAGTTTTAATGTATAATTCACTCATTAATGTATCTGATATTTGCGCATAACTTAACGATTCTTCCAGTTGTGAAATTTCCTCTTCAACTAAAATTCCTGCATATTCATTATGCCAAAGGATAGATATAGGCCCAGTGAAAAACTCTTGGATAGTCGTTTTAAATATATCTGGTTCGACATGGCCTTGGCGAATTTGAAAATAAACAAATCGAAAAGGAGAGTTAATTTCCTCTAATCGTTCTTTATCATCTTCACCTAATCTTTTTCTCCATAATTTCTCACGTTCCGTTTGTAAGGGTAAGTTAACATGGTATTTAGTTAAAAAAGCCGATAATAAAGCTTGATCTTTCTCTGTTAATTCATTTTGGTGGATGCCAACTACTTCTCCTTGTTCCGTTTGAAACCAGGTATAATCTAACGGAAGATTTGAAGTATTGGAAGGTAGTGTGCGAACACTGGGATAAAATTTTTTTAGCATTTGAATCATGTATCAGTACTCCTTTTTAATTATCATAATATTATTATAACAAGTTAATTCTATCCTACCTTTAAAAATCGCATAGGTATTGGTATACATCAGAGGTCACCTTTGTTATAGTAGCATGGAGACAAATCAAGGAGGATGAATAAGGATGGCAAATACACTAGATGTAGCAAATAATTTAGAACAAGCTTTACGTGAAAGTGATGAGTTTAAAAGCTTAAAAGAAGCATATGAAGAAGTTATGGGAGAACCAACTGCGAAACAAATGTTTGAAGATTTCCGTGACACTCAACTAAGCCTTCAAGAAAAACAAATGCAAGGTATCGAAATTACAGAAGAAGAAGTGGAAAAAGCAAGACAAGTTGTAGAAACAGTACAACAACATGAGGGCATCTCTAAATTAATGGAAGAAGAACAACGCTTAAACAATTTAATTAATGAGATTAGCCAAATCATTACAAAACCATTAGAAGAATTATACGGAACAGCTGAACAAAATTAATTAATAAGAGTGCTATTACCAAACTTGGTGGATAGCACCCTTTTTTTGAGTGGCCGTAATCTAACGATGGAATAGCACTAATTTTGCATCTGGACTTACACAGCGATGTGTATGTTCCATATATCCTTCTTCTTCAAGCTGAGTTTGTCCGATTTCTTTTGCAGATTCATCATTTTCTGCAGTGAATGATGTGTCCAATAACTTTTCCCCATTTTTTGAAAATACCGTTAATGCATAGGTTCTCATCCCAATCCCCCTTTAATTATTTATATATTATTATAAATCATATCAGTATTTTCTGGCAATTCATCCTGCGTGTTACAGTAATATCCCCACTGAGTAAAGTTTATTTTATTGTCTGAAAAAGTATTGTAATTAAATAGGACATTATATACACTTTAATGGGGACATAGGTAGTTTATATAATAGAGAGAAGGAGGTAAATCAACGATGACGTTACAATTAAATAACGTAACAAAACGATTTGACAACCATACTGCTGTAACTAATCTTTCTTTGGAGATTCCTGAGAAGGAGATGTTTGGTTTTCTTGGAGGGAATGGAGCGGGTAAAACGACTACATTTCGGATGATTCTTGGTTTATTAGACATTACCGAGGGAGAGATTACATGGAAAGGCGAATCGATTTCTTATGAAAAAAGCCATCTAATTGGTTATTTGCCAGAAGAAAGAGGTCTATATCCGAAGTTAACAGTGAAAGAGCAAATCATTTATCTCGGCAGATTAAGAGGAATGAAAAAGCCCCAAATTGAAAAAGAATTAATAAAGTGGTTAGATCGATTCCGTGTACCAGAATACTTGAATAAAAAAGTAGAAGAATTATCTAAAGGGAATCAACAGAAAATTCAATTTATATCTGCGGTGATTCATCAACCACAGCTATTGATTCTAGATGAACCATTCTCAGGCCTTGATCCTGTAAATGTAGAAATGCTAAAGGAAGCGGTTATTGAGTTAAAAGAACAAGGGACATCAATTGTATTTTCTTCGCATCGGATGGAACATGTAGAAGAACTATGTCAGCATGTATGTATTTTACAAAAAGGAACTCCCATTGTTCATGGATCGTTACAAGAAATAAAAAAAGGATATGGAAAGAAGAATCTGCATATTCGCGGAGATGTCTCGTTTGAATTCTTACGGACCCATTCAGGAGTTTCCTCTTACAAAGCTCTACAGGATGGATGTAAGCTTCAAATTGACAGTGAAGAAGTGGCACAACAAATATTTGAAGCTCTGCAAGGCAAAGGATTTATACGTAAATTTGAACTTGAAGAACCTTCGTTAAATGATATCTTTATTGCAAAGGTAGGTGCTTCATATGAATAAGTTTTGGGTTGTTTTATCTCATACATACCTATCAAAAGTGAAATCAAAATCATTCATCATTAGTACTGCCATTACGTTATTAGTAATTATAGGTTTGGCTAATTTACCAACAATTATTGATACTTTTGCTGGTGATGGAGAAGAGAGTTCGGAGCAGATTGCTGTAATTGATGAATCTGGAAATTATTTTGACCTATTAGACGAAAGCCTAGCTGCTGCGAATGACCAAGAATTAGAGATTGTATCTGTAAATGAATCAGAGGATGATGTGAAACAAGCTGTTCAGGAAGAGGAGTACGATGGGCTTCTTGTAATTGAAACAGATGAGAATAATTTACCTATTGGTACTTATTATGCGAATCGGATTTCGGATAGCGGAGAGCAGTTATTTTTACAAAATCAACTTCAACAACTAAAAATAGCGATTGGTACTCAACAGTCAGGAATAGATCAAGAATCATTAGAAATGATTTACGCTCCAGTACCATTTGAAGCAACACAATTAGATGAAACGGCAAGAACTTCTGAAGAAATGAGTCAAGCACGAGGT encodes:
- a CDS encoding cation diffusion facilitator family transporter yields the protein MNRSDHLKQGEKGAWLSIIAYLILASSKLYIASIGNSDGLRADGLNNLTDIVTSVAVLIGLKIARKPPDDIHRYGHYRAETIASLFAAFIMMFIGLQVIIEAGQKLINSSYTQPDMLTAWTAIFAAVIMLFVYRFNLRLSKKIESGSLYAAAMDNKADALVSIGVFIGIIGAQFGLFWLDPLTAGVVGIIICKTAWDIFKDSTITLTDGFDDEKLTEIKETIDKDPSVLRVDDIKGRIHGNQELLDITIHVDPNLTVAEGHEITDRIEEYLYDKHRISHALIHIEPFEEK
- a CDS encoding methyl-accepting chemotaxis protein → MNNKNSIVKKQYTIIFYILLFSILLGVGAELVVGAPIANILAIFIGGVIGLIIIWVLNRSERNTHFIPYIVIVAITGVALIVMMSSAYVTNMLFMFYLLAVSALSLSIPALITGGVVGLLLLSYFVLEKGAAIGFDSRSMAITLVFYTLVFIVLFIQVKITQMLLINAEKLLEESKKLTDSQMEQSKLVKSGVSQVHQKMQVIEKESHWNFQSMMEMRDAFKEMNEATQIQSQAATTISETTEMTNQQIKHMIDLFTKLKNDGHDLEALSKSGSQSIGELNEMMDGFQQSFNDLSTNMKQLERTIKESTEFITEIQSIASQTNLLALNASIEAARAGEAGKGFAVVAEEIRKLAETSKSTAEKIEINMEGIQQGAIHTQQEVYQNGEKLERSVKRVNKASDNFSIISKEILRFLNYTADLRHRGHNIQTSSIEIDQSLDRLVSIIEENTATMEQMEATVEQQASRMGVLTEAIEATNEAAASLEMKKV
- a CDS encoding MFS transporter; translated protein: MDLKSRKKIQRSWMMYDFGNSAFATTIMAAVLPVYYSTVAASGLDDNLATSYWGYSQSISVLIVAILAPILGAISDFSAAKKKFLRFFAFMGIIASLLMMFIGEGDYIFASLLFIIGSIGFSGANVFYDGFLPEIADKDEMDKVSSGGFAFGYIGGGILLAINVVMILSPDVFGLPNTEWATRLALASVGIWWFIFAIPLLKNIKEEKKQQVTRTKSYVAIGFNRVGNTFREIKQYKQLVIFLIAFWLYNDGISTIIRMATVYGSEIGIAQNDLIIALLITQFVGIPFTFFFGWLATKINPKNALYITLFTYLGIVIIGYFMNSALHFYLLAIIVGMVQGGAQSLSRSIFGRMIPAGKHAEFFGFYGISSKFAAVVGPFMFATIGHLTGNSRLGILSLIFFFVAGIILLRFVDINKGILEAKEASNPKDDVIVKTK
- a CDS encoding zinc dependent phospholipase C family protein, which codes for MPNIWTHILFAEDACNSVDLSIYTGPALNLGAQGPDPFFYYQFWPWVKEGPVQQLGTTLHTKQCGEFLQQLIQRAKKCNIQVQAYVLGFITHHILDRHTHPFIHYHAGYEGSNHQKLEVIIDTIMMQKLRKKEAWKFPVYLDIDVGDSLPLDIHQILQQSIRNIYPDLTPPDDYIKKSYHDMKLAHKILADPYLWKNKLLSNVISSYSHQPIRSSIDYLNEGHNIWHHPATYVPSTRSFLEHYEDAHEEICKLLPLIHQYWVNHNYNDNNLINDIIGNISYDTGMPLSLELENIYSNPII
- the fumC gene encoding class II fumarate hydratase, which produces MDYRIEKDTIGEIQVPADKYWGAQTQRSKQNFPIGNEKMPVEIIKAFAILKRSTAEANFKLGLMEQDKMKAIQYAADQVLNDSLTDHFPLVVWQTGSGTQSNMNVNEVLAFVGNKWLQEQGSDLKLHPNDDVNKSQSSNDTYPTAMHIAAVLKLEDTVLPALNQLKNTFSEKQVAFEDIVKIGRTHLQDATPLTLGQEISGWHRMLEKSETMISESLEHLRELAIGGTAVGTGLNAHPGFSEKVCQAISVFTDKKFVSAKNKFHSLTSHDETVYAHGALKGLAADLMKIANDVRWLASGPRCGIGEITIPANEPGSSIMPGKVNPTQSEAVTMVATQVMGNDAAIGFAASQGNFELNVFKPVIAYNFLQSSQLLADSIISFDERCAVGIEPNHEQIEKNLNDSLMLVTALNPHIGYENAAKIAKKAFADNSTLKETAVELGLLTEEQFDEYVNPEEMTYPK
- a CDS encoding alpha/beta-type small acid-soluble spore protein; amino-acid sequence: MANNNSNQLVVPGVQQALDQMKYEIAQEFGVSLGADTTSRANGSVGGEITKRLVQTAQQQLHG
- a CDS encoding ABC transporter ATP-binding protein; the protein is MAELRLEHIQKKYDKEVLAVNDFNLHIQDKEFIVFVGPSGCGKSTTLRMIAGLEEITDGEFYIDEKKMNDVAPKDRDIAMVFQNYALYPHMNVFDNMAFGLKLRKFKKEEIKERVDNAAKILGLEAYLDRKPKALSGGQRQRVALGRAIVRDAKVFLMDEPLSNLDAKLRVQMRAEIQKLHQRLQTTTIYVTHDQTEAMTMATRLVVMKDGVIQQVGAPKEVYDYPENIFVGGFIGSPSMNFFTGKLDGGNFITGESKFTVPEGKLKVLREQGYEGKELVLGVRPEDIHDELIFIDSSPGTKVTANIEVAELMGAESILYSSVDGQEFVARVDSRTDVKGGESIDLGFDLNKAHFFDKDSEQRIK
- a CDS encoding PucR family transcriptional regulator, coding for MIQMLKKFYPSVRTLPSNTSNLPLDYTWFQTEQGEVVGIHQNELTEKDQALLSAFLTKYHVNLPLQTEREKLWRKRLGEDDKERLEEINSPFRFVYFQIRQGHVEPDIFKTTIQEFFTGPISILWHNEYAGILVEEEISQLEESLSYAQISDTLMSELYIKTAFYIGPFLNSLKDIVTYSNILSEQAPSSFQSHDSPVVTFIEDYPFRLIKNLNKQKKIQLSSWILKEFTEDKEALQTIQIFIESNLNLTEASKKLYMHRNSIQYRLDKFHESTGIDVKQFEQAITVYLAILANMHKTE
- a CDS encoding YlbF family regulator, with amino-acid sequence MANTLDVANNLEQALRESDEFKSLKEAYEEVMGEPTAKQMFEDFRDTQLSLQEKQMQGIEITEEEVEKARQVVETVQQHEGISKLMEEEQRLNNLINEISQIITKPLEELYGTAEQN
- a CDS encoding YhzD family protein, which produces MRTYALTVFSKNGEKLLDTSFTAENDESAKEIGQTQLEEEGYMEHTHRCVSPDAKLVLFHR